From one Halalkalicoccus subterraneus genomic stretch:
- a CDS encoding ABC transporter permease, with the protein MSKERGRIRISGFDAERVERRDPLSDWTADSEVDTESRWRRGLRRFRRNRSAMAGVAVVAVLALAAFLARPVVIAGVPIQPFALAPHEPSTILYLQDPSVGVYDPPSPSYPMGTDGSGRDLFSRILYGGRYSLSIGFIVVALTASFGAVYGAISGYYGGWTDEVMMRIVDTIYAFPGLILALIIVAILGGGYWQLVLAFSLFGWASYGRLVRGEVLSIKENEYVMAAKALGAKDRSVIFKHIIPNAMPPLLVVASLNIGTVVIGVAALGFLGLGMPPGSAEWGTMLDATRETLIQGPDGRIPWWATVFPGGAIFLFVMAMNLIGDGINDALDAQETGVGAGAEGGG; encoded by the coding sequence TGAGGTGGACACCGAGAGCCGATGGCGGCGGGGATTGAGACGGTTCCGGCGGAACCGCTCGGCGATGGCCGGCGTGGCCGTCGTCGCGGTGCTGGCGCTCGCGGCGTTTCTCGCCCGGCCGGTGGTGATCGCCGGGGTTCCGATCCAGCCGTTCGCGCTGGCGCCCCACGAGCCCTCGACGATCCTGTACCTGCAGGACCCGAGCGTGGGCGTCTACGACCCGCCGTCGCCCTCCTACCCGATGGGGACCGACGGCTCGGGCCGGGACCTGTTCTCGCGGATCCTCTACGGCGGACGATACAGCCTCTCGATCGGCTTCATCGTCGTCGCGCTGACCGCGAGTTTCGGTGCGGTCTACGGTGCGATTTCGGGCTACTACGGCGGCTGGACCGACGAGGTCATGATGCGGATCGTCGATACCATCTACGCGTTCCCCGGCCTGATTCTCGCGCTGATCATCGTCGCGATCCTCGGCGGGGGCTACTGGCAGCTCGTGCTCGCGTTCTCGCTGTTCGGCTGGGCGAGCTACGGCCGGCTCGTCCGCGGCGAGGTGCTCTCGATCAAGGAAAACGAGTACGTAATGGCCGCGAAGGCCCTCGGCGCGAAGGACCGCTCGGTGATCTTCAAACACATCATCCCCAACGCGATGCCGCCGCTGCTCGTGGTCGCCTCGCTCAACATCGGCACCGTCGTCATCGGCGTCGCCGCGCTCGGCTTCCTCGGGCTGGGCATGCCGCCGGGTTCGGCCGAATGGGGGACGATGCTGGATGCGACCCGCGAGACGCTGATCCAGGGCCCCGACGGGCGGATCCCGTGGTGGGCGACCGTCTTCCCCGGCGGGGCGATCTTCCTGTTCGTGATGGCGATGAACCTGATCGGCGACGGGATCAACGACGCGCTCGACGCCCAGGAGACCGGCGTCGGCGCGGGCGCGGAGGGTGGCGGCTGA
- a CDS encoding ABC transporter ATP-binding protein, which yields MALLEVEDLTVEFYTEEGVVTAADDLSYRIERGEKFGVVGESGAGKSVTALSLMRLIESPGRITSGEIRFKGRDVLEMSESEVRSIRGNEIAMVFQDAQTALNPVYSVGEQIAEAIRHHLDYDDRAARERTIRLLDEVGIPEAETRYSDYPHEFSGGMQQRAVIAMALSCDPDLLICDEPTTALDVTIEAQILDLIEELAEEFDTAIQFITHDLGVIAKVCDRVMVMYAGKPVEKAPVEELYYDPKMPYTVGLMSSIPRVGDERERLQTIPGTMPDLVELPTGCSFHPRCPFAEEACVRKEPPLVDIETGREATPETTHSAACLEYTGDLTRGLDYEVSVEDDDERISGHVEGDRND from the coding sequence ATGGCGCTGCTCGAAGTCGAGGACCTGACCGTCGAGTTCTACACCGAGGAGGGCGTCGTCACCGCGGCCGACGACCTGAGCTACCGGATCGAGCGCGGCGAGAAGTTCGGCGTCGTCGGCGAGAGCGGGGCCGGAAAGAGCGTCACGGCGCTCTCGTTGATGCGCCTGATCGAGAGCCCCGGCCGGATCACGAGCGGCGAGATCCGCTTCAAGGGCCGGGACGTCCTCGAGATGAGCGAATCCGAGGTCCGGTCGATCCGCGGCAACGAGATCGCGATGGTGTTTCAGGACGCCCAGACCGCGCTCAACCCGGTCTACAGCGTCGGCGAGCAGATTGCGGAGGCGATCCGCCACCACCTCGACTACGACGACCGGGCGGCCAGAGAGCGGACGATCCGGCTGCTCGACGAGGTGGGAATCCCCGAGGCCGAGACCCGCTACTCCGACTACCCCCACGAGTTCTCCGGCGGGATGCAACAGCGCGCGGTCATCGCGATGGCGCTGTCCTGCGATCCGGATCTGCTGATCTGCGACGAACCCACCACGGCGCTCGACGTCACGATCGAAGCCCAGATCCTCGACCTCATAGAGGAACTCGCCGAGGAGTTCGACACAGCCATCCAGTTCATCACGCACGATCTGGGCGTCATCGCGAAGGTCTGCGACCGCGTGATGGTGATGTACGCCGGAAAGCCCGTCGAGAAGGCGCCCGTCGAGGAGCTCTACTACGACCCGAAGATGCCCTACACCGTCGGGCTGATGAGTTCGATCCCGCGGGTCGGCGACGAACGCGAGCGCCTCCAGACCATCCCGGGGACGATGCCGGACCTCGTCGAGCTGCCCACCGGGTGCAGTTTCCACCCCCGGTGTCCGTTCGCGGAGGAGGCGTGCGTCCGTAAGGAGCCGCCGCTGGTCGACATCGAGACCGGTCGGGAGGCGACCCCCGAGACCACCCACTCGGCGGCGTGTCTCGAATACACCGGCGACTTGACGCGGGGCCTCGATTACGAGGTCAGCGTCGAGGACGACGACGAGCGGATCAGCGGGCACGTCGAGGGTGATCGGAATGACTGA
- a CDS encoding ABC transporter ATP-binding protein yields MTERADEPILRIDGLKKYYDTSGGFIDTLLGRGQSVKAVDDVDLELYEGETLGVVGESGCGKTTLGRSLLRLIEPTEGAVTYRDEDLTEVSTDRLRELRTDLQYVFQDPFASLNPRMTVGEIVGEPLDIHGIASGEARTERIRELLETVGLSASHTRRYPHEFSGGQRQRVGIARALAVDPEVIVCDEPVSALDVSVQAQILNLLEDLQDEFGLSYLFIAHDLSVVEHISDRIAVMYLGEIVEVGTTEEVFSPPHHPYTEALLSAIPEPDPLWEGEQVFLPGTVPSPIDPPSGCRFHTRCPRIIRPEGYDLERDEWRSIVDLKLRVRDAETLESVTSPADDASGDAIDPADVSRDRLGELVRAEFSLPRSVSDADAERALSEAIDALHGGGFETASERLESAFVSPCETHHPEQYATGETHRIACLLYDEAFADRSGPREGATDDTPADD; encoded by the coding sequence ATGACTGAGCGGGCCGACGAGCCGATCCTGCGGATCGACGGGCTGAAGAAGTACTACGACACCTCCGGGGGATTCATCGACACCCTGCTGGGGCGGGGCCAGTCGGTGAAGGCGGTCGACGACGTCGACCTGGAGCTGTACGAGGGCGAGACCCTCGGCGTCGTCGGCGAGTCGGGCTGTGGGAAGACCACGCTCGGCCGGTCGCTCCTCCGTCTGATCGAACCGACCGAGGGGGCGGTGACCTATCGGGACGAGGATCTGACGGAGGTCTCGACCGACCGACTTCGGGAGCTCAGGACCGACCTCCAGTACGTCTTCCAGGACCCGTTCGCGAGCCTCAACCCCCGGATGACCGTCGGGGAGATCGTCGGCGAACCGCTCGACATCCACGGGATCGCGTCGGGCGAGGCCCGCACCGAGCGGATCCGCGAACTGCTCGAAACCGTCGGGCTGTCGGCGAGCCACACGCGCCGGTACCCCCACGAGTTCTCCGGCGGGCAGCGCCAGCGGGTCGGCATCGCCCGCGCGCTCGCGGTCGACCCGGAGGTCATCGTCTGCGACGAGCCGGTGAGCGCGCTCGACGTCTCGGTGCAGGCCCAGATCCTCAACCTGCTCGAGGACCTCCAGGACGAGTTCGGCCTCTCCTATCTATTCATCGCCCACGACCTGAGCGTCGTCGAACACATCTCGGATCGCATCGCGGTGATGTACCTCGGCGAGATCGTGGAGGTCGGCACGACCGAGGAGGTCTTCTCACCGCCGCATCACCCCTATACCGAGGCGCTGCTCTCGGCGATTCCCGAGCCGGACCCCCTCTGGGAGGGCGAGCAGGTCTTCCTCCCGGGAACCGTCCCCTCGCCCATCGATCCTCCCTCCGGCTGTCGGTTCCACACGCGCTGTCCGCGCATCATCCGCCCCGAGGGGTACGACCTCGAACGGGACGAGTGGCGCTCGATCGTGGACCTCAAACTCCGGGTTCGTGACGCCGAAACGCTCGAATCGGTCACCTCGCCGGCGGACGACGCGAGCGGGGACGCGATCGACCCGGCGGACGTCTCGCGGGACCGGCTGGGCGAGCTGGTCCGAGCGGAGTTCTCGTTGCCGCGGTCGGTGAGCGATGCGGACGCCGAGCGTGCCCTCTCGGAGGCGATCGACGCGCTGCACGGAGGGGGGTTCGAGACTGCAAGCGAACGCCTCGAATCGGCGTTCGTCTCGCCCTGCGAAACCCACCACCCCGAGCAGTACGCGACCGGCGAAACCCACCGGATCGCGTGTCTGCTCTACGACGAGGCGTTCGCCGACCGGAGCGGCCCTCGCGAGGGCGCGACTGACGACACACCGGCCGACGACTGA